The sequence below is a genomic window from Candidatus Thiodiazotropha endoloripes.
GCTGTCTTGTCTGCATAATTAGCCTCCAAACATTAATGCGGTCAGTACGAAATCAAGCACCAGCACCGCGAGTGCCGAGTGAACCACCGTCCGTGTCGTCGACTGACTGACACCCGCCGATGTGGGGATCGTATCATATCCCTGAAAAAGGGCGATCCAGGCACAGACGAAACCGAACACAAAGCTTTTGATCACACCGTTGAGCACATCCTCACTCCAGTCGATCTTGGCCTGCATCTGACTCCAGAAGGCGCCATCATCCACCCCGAGCAATCCCACACTGACGAAATAGCCACCGATCACACCAATCGCGCTGAACATGGCAGCCAGCAGGGGCATGGAGATGAACCCGGCATAAAATCTGGGGGTGAGAATACGACGAATCGGGTCGACAGCCATCATCTCCAGACCAGAAAGCTGCTCGGTCGCCTTCATCAGACCGATCTCTGCAGTCAGCGCCGAACCGGCACGCCCGGCAAACAGCAGCGCGGTCACCACCGGACCCAATTCACGCACCAGAGAGGCGGCCACCATCACCCCCAGACTATCCTCGGCACCGAACTGGGAGAGCACATAGTAACCCTGCAGGCCGAGCACCATGCCGACGAACAATCCGGAGACCACAATGATTGTGGTGGTACGCACACCGATACTATGGATCTGAGCAGCCAACAGCTTCAGACGAGGCAACAGGCTGGTCAAACCCAACAGAATCTGTAACAGCAACAGGTGACCACGCCCCAATCGTTCCAGAGCAGCCAAACCGAGTCGACCAAATCTGGCGAAGAGATCCAACACTACTTTGCCCCCCGCATACTCAGCAGGTCCTCAGATAAGGCCGGTGCCTGGTAATGGAATCCTACCGGCCCATCGGGCAAGCCACCCATAAACTGCTTGACCGCTGGCGAACTGGAGCCCATCAAGGCATCCGATGCACCTGACTCGATCACCTTACCACCGGAGAGGACATAGATCAGATCGGAGATACCAGCCGTCTCTTCAACATCATGGGAGACCAGGATACTGGTCAAACCGACCGCATCGTTCAAGCGTCTCACCAGTTGCGCCAACACCCCCATGGAGATTGGATCCTGACCGGTAAACGGCTCATCGTACATCACCATCATGGGATCCAGAGCAATCGCACGGGCGAGGGCGACCCGCCTGGCCATGCCGCCGGAAAGCTCCGAGGGCATCAGTTCCCTGGCACCCCGCAGACCGACCGCTTCGAGTTTCATTAGCACCAGACGGCGAATCATCGACTCCGGCAGATTGGTGTGCTCCCGCAGCGGGTAAGCCACATTGTCATAGACCGAGAGATCGGTCAGCAGAGCTCCGCTTTGAAACAGCATGCCCATCCGCATCCGCAGTTGATAGAGCGCCTTACGGGAGAGTTTATGCACATTTTGACCATCGACCTCGATGGTGCCCCGGGTTGGGCGTAACTGGCCGCCGATCAGCTTGAGTAAGGTGGTCTTTCCAGTACCACTGGGGCCCATGATGGCAGTCACCCTGCCACGGGGGATATCGATATCGACCCCTTGGAATATCGGGCGATCTCCATGGTAAAAGTGCAGATCTCTGATTTTTACGAGCGGTGGTGAATTGTTCACTATGATTTCAGAGCTTCATACTCAGCATCTGGGGCAGATGGATTGCATTGTGTCTTTGTCGTGATGAGGCGTCAAGCTATAACCCTTATATGTTACTGCAGAATGGAGTTGTAGATTGTCTTTAATAATACCTCCCAATAAAAAAGCCCTGCCAAAAAGACAGGGCTTTTGTATGAAATGACCGTCAGCGGTTAATCGTTCACAATGACATAGCCAGTTGTCGTTGCTCCACTTGGTGTTGTCACACGGATTGTAAGCACACCTGTTTCATCACCAGGGTTTCTATTTTCCGTTGGAACCAATGCGACTCGATAGTCAACAACACTTGCTTGTGATGCCAAACGAGCATTTGCATTGGTACTG
It includes:
- a CDS encoding ABC transporter ATP-binding protein — encoded protein: MNNSPPLVKIRDLHFYHGDRPIFQGVDIDIPRGRVTAIMGPSGTGKTTLLKLIGGQLRPTRGTIEVDGQNVHKLSRKALYQLRMRMGMLFQSGALLTDLSVYDNVAYPLREHTNLPESMIRRLVLMKLEAVGLRGARELMPSELSGGMARRVALARAIALDPMMVMYDEPFTGQDPISMGVLAQLVRRLNDAVGLTSILVSHDVEETAGISDLIYVLSGGKVIESGASDALMGSSSPAVKQFMGGLPDGPVGFHYQAPALSEDLLSMRGAK
- the mlaE gene encoding lipid asymmetry maintenance ABC transporter permease subunit MlaE; this translates as MLDLFARFGRLGLAALERLGRGHLLLLQILLGLTSLLPRLKLLAAQIHSIGVRTTTIIVVSGLFVGMVLGLQGYYVLSQFGAEDSLGVMVAASLVRELGPVVTALLFAGRAGSALTAEIGLMKATEQLSGLEMMAVDPIRRILTPRFYAGFISMPLLAAMFSAIGVIGGYFVSVGLLGVDDGAFWSQMQAKIDWSEDVLNGVIKSFVFGFVCAWIALFQGYDTIPTSAGVSQSTTRTVVHSALAVLVLDFVLTALMFGG